A single genomic interval of Rubripirellula reticaptiva harbors:
- the rnhA gene encoding ribonuclease HI produces MKKVSLYTDGACSGNPGPGGWAFILRCDKTQKELEQAGGEPESTNNKMELTAVIRGLQVLKEPCEVTLYADSTYVLQGMKSWMAGWKSRGWKRKEGKKLAEVKNVELWKQLDQLMQTHQINYEHVKGHAGHVENERCDVLAVAAYQRYLPKR; encoded by the coding sequence ATGAAGAAAGTTAGCCTCTATACCGACGGTGCTTGCAGCGGAAACCCTGGTCCAGGTGGCTGGGCGTTCATTCTGAGATGCGACAAGACTCAGAAAGAGCTTGAACAGGCTGGCGGCGAACCCGAGTCGACCAACAACAAGATGGAGTTGACCGCGGTGATTCGCGGGTTGCAGGTATTGAAGGAGCCGTGCGAAGTCACGCTGTACGCGGACAGTACCTATGTCCTGCAGGGCATGAAGTCGTGGATGGCCGGCTGGAAGTCGCGGGGGTGGAAACGGAAAGAGGGCAAAAAGTTGGCCGAAGTCAAGAATGTCGAGTTATGGAAGCAGCTTGACCAATTGATGCAAACTCACCAAATCAATTACGAGCATGTCAAAGGACACGCCGGCCACGTCGAAAACGAACGATGTGATGTGTTGGCTGTGGCCGCCTACCAGCGTTACTTACCGAAGCGTTAG
- a CDS encoding DNA gyrase subunit B, with protein MSDAPLADTPDENASELTPATTEQVTTDPATQDPATTDPTASEAGSASVMQASSIPAANKEYEGKDLQHLSDLEHVRERPSMYIGDASTRGLHHLVYEVVDNSIDEAMAGFAKSVSVVVHTDGSVTVEDDGRGIPIDRHDQLSEELDREVTTLEGVMTVLKFGGKFKKGAYQTSGGLHGVGVTVVNFLSQWANVEVSREGFTWTQEYERGVPTTVVSKGRATKKTGTRVTFKADGQIFSTTKYNYDTLYKRLQELAFLNSGVHIKFLDERNGEGGDFKYERGIVEFVEHLNRASDPVHADVIRIVGEKDGVQYDIALQYTTEYTENVQSYVNNIHTTEGGTHESGFRSGLTRTLNNYGKKENLFKGVAPAGDDFREGITAVISVRVPEPQFEGQTKTKLGNSFVDGIISGAVGEQLSKYMEENPRVAVTIVRKGMLAAEAREAARKAKDLLRKRKDALSGGGLPGKLRDCISKNRDECELYLVEGDSAGGSAEGGRMREFQAILPLRGKIINAYKSREAKVLENTEVQSMIQAIGTGIGADQDLTKRRYDKIVIMTDADVDGSHIRTLLLCFFYRQMYELVARGHVYVAQPPLFRVQHGKKRYYIQTDGEMKTQLLERGLNDTVFEAEDGRRVEGDQMRALCTALAAMEDAVVALEQHGFSLRIHAMRYDPVAEKLPSLLVTHGNEENWFMTQDAVEEFLNERGLTLDIEEDDENDLEITDDTVDASAEPKIKVPPDNLAHMRELHEVRTINSGLKDLQTLGFSIDDLIPIERTGLTTARFELVRGEDIRRPLEDLRGLLSEVRAAGEKGLQVTRFKGLGEMNAEELRETTLDPANRTLLKVNLTDAGAADEMFRLLMGDKVEPRREFIETHALDVRNLDV; from the coding sequence ATGAGCGACGCTCCTCTCGCAGATACCCCCGACGAAAACGCATCGGAACTCACCCCGGCCACAACCGAACAAGTTACGACTGACCCGGCTACACAGGACCCTGCTACGACTGATCCGACTGCGTCCGAAGCAGGCTCGGCATCGGTCATGCAGGCGTCGTCCATTCCGGCGGCCAACAAAGAATACGAAGGCAAGGACCTTCAACACCTGTCGGACCTTGAACACGTCCGCGAACGACCCAGTATGTACATCGGTGACGCCAGCACTCGCGGGCTTCACCACCTGGTATACGAAGTCGTCGACAATTCGATTGACGAAGCGATGGCCGGTTTCGCTAAATCGGTGTCGGTCGTGGTTCACACCGACGGCAGTGTCACCGTCGAGGATGATGGTCGCGGGATTCCAATCGATCGCCACGATCAACTTTCCGAAGAACTTGACCGTGAAGTCACGACGCTTGAAGGCGTGATGACCGTTTTGAAGTTCGGTGGAAAGTTCAAAAAGGGAGCCTATCAGACTTCTGGTGGTCTGCACGGTGTCGGTGTCACGGTCGTGAACTTCCTAAGCCAGTGGGCGAACGTCGAAGTCAGTCGTGAAGGATTCACGTGGACTCAGGAATACGAACGAGGTGTACCAACCACCGTCGTTTCCAAGGGACGCGCGACGAAAAAGACTGGCACCAGGGTGACCTTCAAAGCCGATGGTCAGATCTTTAGTACGACCAAATACAACTACGACACGTTGTACAAGCGTCTGCAAGAGTTGGCGTTTCTAAACAGTGGCGTTCACATCAAATTCTTGGATGAACGCAACGGCGAAGGCGGCGACTTCAAGTACGAACGCGGCATCGTCGAATTTGTTGAACACCTCAACCGCGCTAGCGATCCTGTTCACGCGGACGTGATTCGAATCGTTGGCGAGAAGGATGGTGTTCAGTACGACATCGCGCTGCAGTACACGACGGAGTACACCGAGAACGTCCAGTCGTACGTCAACAACATTCACACCACCGAAGGCGGTACCCACGAATCGGGGTTCCGCAGTGGGTTAACGCGGACGCTTAACAACTACGGTAAGAAAGAAAATCTGTTCAAGGGCGTCGCGCCGGCGGGTGATGACTTCCGCGAAGGCATCACGGCCGTGATCAGCGTGCGAGTTCCCGAGCCGCAATTCGAAGGCCAAACTAAAACCAAGCTCGGTAACAGTTTTGTCGACGGCATCATCAGCGGTGCAGTCGGTGAACAGTTATCAAAGTACATGGAAGAAAACCCGCGAGTTGCGGTCACGATCGTTCGCAAGGGCATGTTGGCTGCGGAAGCTCGCGAAGCTGCCCGCAAAGCAAAAGATCTGTTGCGGAAACGCAAAGATGCCCTGTCCGGTGGTGGTCTGCCCGGCAAGCTGCGTGACTGTATCAGCAAGAATCGCGACGAGTGCGAACTGTACCTGGTGGAAGGTGATTCGGCCGGTGGTTCGGCCGAAGGTGGACGGATGCGCGAGTTCCAGGCGATTCTGCCGCTTCGCGGTAAGATCATCAACGCCTACAAGTCACGCGAAGCCAAGGTGTTGGAAAACACCGAAGTTCAATCGATGATCCAGGCCATTGGTACTGGCATCGGTGCCGACCAAGACCTGACCAAACGTCGGTATGACAAGATCGTCATCATGACCGACGCCGACGTCGACGGCAGCCACATTCGGACGCTGCTGTTGTGTTTCTTTTATCGGCAAATGTACGAGCTGGTGGCGCGGGGACACGTCTACGTTGCCCAGCCGCCGTTGTTCCGGGTTCAACACGGAAAGAAACGGTACTACATCCAAACCGATGGCGAGATGAAGACCCAGTTGCTCGAGCGTGGTCTCAATGACACGGTTTTCGAAGCCGAAGACGGTCGCCGCGTCGAAGGCGATCAAATGCGTGCCCTGTGTACGGCGCTTGCTGCCATGGAAGATGCTGTCGTCGCACTTGAACAACATGGATTCAGTTTGCGAATCCATGCGATGCGGTACGACCCAGTCGCCGAAAAATTGCCGTCGCTGTTAGTGACGCACGGCAACGAAGAAAACTGGTTCATGACTCAAGACGCTGTCGAAGAGTTCTTGAACGAACGTGGTTTAACGTTGGACATCGAAGAAGACGACGAAAACGATCTCGAAATCACCGACGACACTGTTGACGCTTCGGCCGAACCAAAAATTAAGGTTCCACCAGATAACTTGGCTCACATGCGAGAGTTGCATGAAGTCCGTACGATCAACAGTGGATTGAAGGACTTGCAAACACTCGGTTTTAGCATTGACGATTTGATTCCGATTGAACGCACGGGATTGACCACGGCTCGGTTTGAATTGGTGCGTGGCGAAGACATTCGTCGCCCACTCGAAGATTTGCGTGGGTTGCTATCCGAAGTTCGGGCGGCTGGTGAAAAAGGACTGCAAGTCACTCGCTTTAAAGGGCTGGGTGAAATGAACGCGGAAGAACTTCGTGAAACGACACTCGACCCTGCCAATCGAACTTTGTTGAAGGTCAACTTGACTGACGCCGGTGCGGCCGACGAAATGTTCCGTTTGCTGATGGGCGACAAAGTGGAACCTCGCCGCGAATTCATCGAAACGCACGCGCTAGACGTCCGAAACCTGGACGTGTAG
- a CDS encoding Flp family type IVb pilin, whose translation MKNFTQSIVNFLKEEDGPTAVEYAVMLALIVVVCLAAVGTIGTNANAKFEAVGTAIAAN comes from the coding sequence ATGAAGAATTTCACGCAAAGCATTGTTAACTTCCTAAAAGAAGAAGATGGCCCAACTGCAGTTGAATATGCAGTGATGTTGGCTCTGATCGTCGTTGTCTGCTTGGCAGCTGTCGGTACCATCGGTACCAACGCTAACGCTAAGTTCGAAGCTGTCGGCACCGCAATCGCTGCCAACTAG
- a CDS encoding A24 family peptidase, giving the protein MTTLFNGIAENWTVWFVTIVLVVAAVIDGKILKVPNWLTFPFIIMGWIHCTIQGGFGTDGLLFSLLGTFVGMMCLLLLRNRGGMGAGDVKLLAGVGAWLGAIVTLYAFAATAIVGGIMAAIMIWRSGEWEKHFAMAHKIMHEWKTEKPRELASIARERKPTMYLLPYGIPMAIGSIAYFALAGMLV; this is encoded by the coding sequence ATGACCACCTTATTCAACGGCATTGCCGAAAACTGGACCGTCTGGTTCGTGACCATCGTTTTGGTGGTTGCCGCCGTGATCGATGGAAAGATCTTGAAAGTACCGAACTGGTTGACCTTCCCGTTCATCATCATGGGCTGGATTCACTGCACGATCCAAGGTGGTTTCGGCACAGACGGCTTGTTATTTAGTTTGCTTGGAACCTTCGTGGGCATGATGTGCCTGTTGTTGCTGCGTAACCGTGGTGGCATGGGTGCCGGCGACGTGAAACTGCTGGCTGGCGTCGGAGCTTGGTTGGGTGCGATCGTCACGCTTTACGCCTTTGCTGCGACCGCAATCGTTGGCGGAATCATGGCTGCGATCATGATTTGGCGCTCGGGCGAATGGGAAAAGCACTTCGCGATGGCTCACAAGATCATGCACGAGTGGAAGACTGAAAAACCACGCGAACTGGCGTCGATTGCCCGCGAGCGTAAGCCGACGATGTACCTGTTGCCATACGGAATCCCAATGGCAATTGGTTCGATCGCCTACTTCGCTCTGGCTGGAATGCTGGTCTAA
- the cpaB gene encoding Flp pilus assembly protein CpaB: protein MRKSLYLLIALVCGTVATVMANQWLKAQASGQNTGSTTEIFVATVAIDIGEEITPERVRLEQWPSDRVPQGSTGDLEVLKKKYAKQRFYVGEAIMPVKLMDENWTTVPKGYRVVALKANDVTIANLIQPGDRVDVLAYFAKSELIPQSMSKTVLMGIRVYALDGDTERRAGEDRAKNLRTIQLLIHEKDTDAWQYAQELGRVRLSLGSDADYSTEDGSNQAGREFLTWLEDHRAAEEQAVLEKERLRREQEAARATQPTVAETVKKRDENGFSMFKMTEGRMVEYWIVPGKLPVRIGEVGGENDTPVEPIGEAADPEATVDATTDGEEDYGYLTGENSPLYQPPGSFSGKGATAQ, encoded by the coding sequence ATGCGTAAATCGCTCTACCTTCTGATTGCCCTAGTGTGCGGCACCGTTGCAACGGTGATGGCCAATCAATGGCTAAAGGCACAAGCTAGCGGACAGAACACTGGTAGTACGACGGAGATCTTCGTCGCTACTGTCGCCATCGACATTGGAGAAGAAATCACTCCTGAGCGAGTTCGTCTGGAACAGTGGCCGTCGGATCGGGTTCCCCAGGGATCAACCGGTGACTTGGAGGTGCTTAAGAAGAAGTACGCCAAGCAGCGTTTCTATGTTGGCGAAGCGATCATGCCTGTCAAGTTGATGGATGAGAACTGGACCACGGTACCCAAGGGATACCGAGTTGTCGCACTTAAAGCCAACGATGTCACGATCGCGAACCTGATCCAACCGGGCGACCGCGTCGACGTGCTTGCTTACTTTGCGAAAAGCGAACTGATTCCTCAAAGCATGAGTAAGACCGTGCTGATGGGAATCCGGGTTTACGCACTCGACGGCGATACCGAGCGTCGTGCAGGCGAAGACCGCGCCAAGAACCTTCGCACCATTCAATTGTTGATTCACGAAAAGGATACTGACGCTTGGCAGTATGCTCAGGAACTCGGACGTGTTCGTTTGAGTCTTGGTAGCGATGCTGATTACAGTACCGAAGATGGTTCGAACCAAGCAGGACGCGAGTTCCTGACCTGGCTCGAAGACCACCGCGCTGCTGAAGAGCAAGCCGTGCTAGAAAAAGAACGTTTGCGTCGCGAGCAAGAAGCTGCTCGTGCTACTCAGCCTACCGTTGCCGAAACAGTGAAAAAACGTGACGAGAACGGTTTTTCGATGTTCAAGATGACGGAAGGCCGGATGGTCGAGTACTGGATTGTGCCCGGCAAGTTGCCTGTTCGCATTGGCGAAGTTGGTGGCGAAAACGATACACCTGTTGAACCGATTGGCGAAGCCGCTGATCCGGAAGCAACGGTCGACGCTACTACCGACGGCGAAGAAGATTACGGCTACCTGACGGGTGAAAACAGCCCGTTGTATCAACCGCCTGGTTCGTTCAGCGGCAAAGGTGCGACAGCTCAATAG
- a CDS encoding type II and III secretion system protein family protein: METNRSTAKSLAAIIVLAFAGGLSSGNAAAQSNPVRLTSDTSTVNRNISQSVERLEMLVKSSRILTLEERIPKFQVHNEGILGATPVSQNQIQIFAKAPGTTQLNLWDTNDKLYTVDVTVSPDAREVEGILANQLPLASLKVLPVNNSAIISGTVTNVDEVDRAVAIVEQFYATVVNNIRVVGVQQVLLHTKIMEVSRTKLRDMGIDWGSFTDTGFFYNAPGGLLAMGETTVNGAIPTTEGGLSATNRIFAGGGDFDALVTALRRQDLIKFLAEPTVVATHGRPARFNVGGKVPYLVPSGNGAISVQYEEFGTSVDFLPFVVGPGRVRLEVRPEVSEPDASNGIVAAGVNVTAFRSRYVETAVELQAGQTFAIAGLLQSRTESVTRATPFFGELPYIGTMFRRVREERNDIELLITVTPEFVSAMDPHEVPRGGPGLNSMSPNDCELYLKGHIEVPNLLGDDCGCSPGNDGYSTGASQGYGSVINPNEIHGGVVLPPGAIVPGNQPIQVGEGVTISSPN; the protein is encoded by the coding sequence ATGGAAACGAATCGATCGACGGCAAAGTCACTTGCCGCCATCATTGTGCTTGCTTTCGCAGGCGGTCTTAGCTCCGGAAACGCCGCGGCTCAGTCAAATCCTGTTCGACTGACATCGGACACTTCGACCGTCAATCGAAACATCTCACAGTCGGTTGAACGACTCGAGATGTTGGTCAAGAGCAGTCGCATCTTGACGCTCGAGGAGCGGATCCCGAAGTTTCAGGTGCATAACGAAGGCATCCTAGGTGCAACGCCGGTCTCGCAAAATCAAATTCAGATTTTTGCGAAGGCACCGGGAACCACCCAGTTGAACCTGTGGGACACCAACGACAAACTTTATACGGTTGACGTCACGGTCAGCCCCGACGCACGTGAGGTCGAAGGCATCCTGGCTAACCAGTTACCACTGGCGTCGCTAAAGGTGTTGCCGGTCAACAACAGTGCGATCATCTCGGGAACGGTAACCAACGTTGACGAAGTGGATCGTGCGGTCGCGATCGTCGAACAGTTCTACGCAACGGTCGTCAATAACATTCGTGTGGTCGGGGTTCAACAAGTTCTGTTGCACACCAAGATCATGGAAGTATCAAGAACCAAACTGCGTGACATGGGGATCGACTGGGGCAGTTTCACCGACACGGGGTTCTTCTACAACGCGCCTGGTGGTTTGCTGGCCATGGGCGAAACGACCGTGAATGGAGCCATTCCAACGACCGAAGGTGGACTCTCGGCAACGAATCGGATCTTTGCAGGCGGCGGTGACTTCGACGCCTTAGTGACTGCCTTGCGTCGTCAAGACTTGATCAAGTTCTTGGCTGAACCCACGGTGGTTGCAACACACGGTCGCCCCGCACGATTCAACGTTGGCGGTAAGGTTCCTTACCTGGTCCCATCGGGTAACGGTGCGATTTCGGTTCAGTACGAAGAATTTGGAACGTCAGTTGACTTCCTGCCTTTCGTGGTTGGACCAGGACGAGTTCGCTTGGAAGTTCGCCCCGAAGTTTCAGAGCCTGATGCATCCAACGGTATCGTCGCTGCTGGTGTGAACGTGACGGCGTTCCGATCACGCTATGTTGAAACCGCTGTCGAACTGCAAGCTGGGCAAACGTTTGCGATCGCTGGATTGCTGCAAAGCCGAACTGAATCTGTCACTCGTGCAACACCCTTCTTTGGCGAGCTGCCTTATATCGGAACCATGTTTCGCCGAGTCCGCGAAGAACGCAACGATATAGAATTGCTAATCACCGTGACGCCCGAGTTTGTCAGTGCGATGGATCCCCACGAAGTACCACGTGGCGGCCCTGGTCTGAACTCGATGTCACCTAACGACTGCGAGTTGTACCTCAAGGGTCACATCGAAGTCCCGAACTTGCTGGGTGACGACTGTGGATGCTCACCTGGTAACGACGGCTACAGCACGGGGGCCAGCCAAGGTTACGGTTCGGTCATCAACCCGAATGAAATTCATGGTGGAGTCGTTCTTCCACCTGGTGCAATCGTTCCTGGCAACCAACCAATTCAGGTTGGCGAAGGCGTAACGATCAGCTCTCCTAACTAA
- a CDS encoding MinD/ParA family protein: MSNVLRIALVDPNDRSRETLKNILVGMDTIWLEADCSRYEFFPDVIEQTAPDVGVISLDSDPEKAIDLIKRLSAAAPETAILAASEQTEGQTILRTMRAGAREFLTLPINQEDLDAALGRVSQQKFGSSEGGGRSCEVYAIAGATGGVGSTSTAVNLGCVLAEDPRNSVALLDLDLALGDADVFLDSIPDYTLADVVQNISRLDIQLLKRSLTKHSSGLYLLPRPVELHDTMAITDDSIRKVIGLLKASFTHLIIDLSKTYSGVDMAAIENATKVVLVTQLDLPCLRNVVRLMMGFDEIDGLKDKVEIVVNRAGLDAGQISLKKAKETLGRDIFALLPNDYRTMVEVRNNGVPLIVQAPKAAITQGIRELAGKLQGATTKQPQDEGDVGKASESKWKKFWPGVKA, from the coding sequence ATGAGTAACGTTCTACGAATCGCGCTGGTGGATCCTAATGATCGGTCGCGAGAAACCCTCAAGAATATTCTTGTCGGAATGGATACGATCTGGCTCGAAGCTGATTGTTCGAGGTACGAGTTTTTCCCAGACGTGATTGAGCAGACCGCGCCGGATGTCGGTGTGATCTCGCTGGATTCAGATCCGGAAAAAGCAATCGACTTGATCAAACGCTTGTCCGCTGCCGCACCTGAAACAGCCATCTTGGCTGCCAGTGAGCAGACGGAAGGGCAAACGATCTTAAGAACGATGCGGGCTGGGGCAAGAGAATTCTTGACCTTGCCGATCAACCAGGAAGATCTGGACGCCGCTTTAGGCCGTGTCAGTCAACAGAAATTCGGTTCGAGCGAAGGTGGCGGACGAAGCTGCGAAGTGTACGCGATTGCCGGTGCAACCGGTGGTGTCGGATCGACCAGCACGGCAGTCAACTTGGGGTGTGTGCTTGCTGAAGATCCTCGCAACAGCGTCGCGCTGTTGGATTTGGACCTTGCGCTTGGTGATGCGGACGTGTTCTTGGATTCGATTCCCGACTACACGCTCGCCGATGTGGTGCAGAACATTTCTCGCTTGGACATTCAGTTGTTGAAGCGTTCGCTGACCAAACATAGCAGCGGATTGTATTTGTTGCCGCGTCCGGTCGAACTGCATGACACCATGGCCATTACCGATGACAGCATTCGGAAAGTGATTGGACTACTAAAAGCATCGTTCACTCACTTGATCATCGACTTGTCAAAGACTTACAGCGGCGTCGATATGGCGGCGATCGAAAACGCGACCAAAGTCGTCTTGGTGACTCAGTTGGACTTGCCGTGTTTGCGAAACGTCGTTCGTCTGATGATGGGTTTCGATGAAATCGACGGTTTGAAGGATAAGGTCGAAATCGTGGTCAACCGAGCTGGCTTGGACGCTGGTCAAATCAGTTTGAAGAAAGCGAAAGAGACGCTCGGCCGTGATATCTTTGCGCTGTTGCCGAACGATTACCGCACCATGGTAGAAGTTCGCAACAACGGTGTGCCATTGATCGTTCAAGCGCCCAAAGCGGCGATCACCCAAGGCATCCGTGAACTGGCAGGCAAGCTTCAAGGTGCTACGACGAAGCAGCCCCAAGATGAGGGCGACGTTGGAAAGGCGAGCGAAAGCAAGTGGAAGAAATTTTGGCCCGGTGTTAAGGCATAG
- a CDS encoding leucyl aminopeptidase, translating into MLESLPLPSPKLTLAANPVTDAADVIVVGLAEDGSLSPTSEKTSLSEFDKATNGWITGLIKNGQIRGKQGEMTLIASPLTSGPTMFLVVGLGKKAPSRATAFDLASAAIRKLSDRNRKRVVVALGQSLPDEMHDSIVAGSIYGCEGQAIYQAEPSANVPTEIAFAGIQQTAITRGEIIGKSINHTRRLVNEPPAMIYPESFATRVTEIAKESGLQIEVWDEAKLEAEGCRGILAVGAGSSAKPRLVILKHNGGGNEAPIAIVGKGVTFDSGGLSIKPSDGMIDMKCDMAGAATVVGTMRAIAELGVKQNVIGLCGLAENMISGSCYKLGDVIETRSGKTIEILNTDAEGRVVLADTLDVAIQHSPRSMIDLATLTGACMVALGNEVAGLMPNDAPLCETVEVAAEQEGELVWQLPMFDLYDEKIKSKIADIKNVGEGRWGGAITAAKFLENFVGDVPWVHIDIAGPAFADSPKPHRDAGATGVMVRTLIRWIENASIESTR; encoded by the coding sequence ATGCTCGAAAGCTTGCCCCTGCCGTCACCCAAACTGACTCTCGCTGCCAATCCGGTTACCGACGCTGCCGACGTGATCGTTGTCGGATTGGCCGAAGACGGCTCGCTGTCGCCGACATCCGAGAAGACTTCGCTTTCCGAATTCGACAAGGCCACCAACGGCTGGATCACTGGATTGATCAAAAATGGTCAAATTCGCGGCAAGCAAGGCGAGATGACACTGATTGCCTCGCCGCTGACGTCCGGCCCAACAATGTTCCTGGTCGTTGGACTGGGCAAAAAAGCTCCCTCGCGGGCTACCGCTTTTGACTTGGCATCGGCTGCGATTCGCAAATTGTCGGACCGCAATCGCAAACGTGTCGTCGTTGCCCTTGGTCAATCGCTCCCCGACGAAATGCACGATTCGATCGTTGCCGGATCGATCTACGGCTGCGAGGGGCAAGCGATCTATCAAGCGGAACCATCGGCGAATGTGCCGACCGAAATTGCGTTTGCGGGAATCCAACAGACCGCAATCACACGCGGCGAAATCATTGGTAAGTCCATCAACCACACTCGCCGTTTGGTGAACGAGCCACCGGCGATGATCTATCCGGAAAGCTTTGCCACGCGAGTCACTGAGATTGCCAAAGAATCCGGGCTGCAGATTGAAGTTTGGGACGAAGCCAAGTTGGAAGCCGAAGGCTGCCGTGGGATCTTGGCGGTAGGCGCCGGATCTTCTGCAAAACCGCGATTGGTGATTTTGAAACACAATGGCGGTGGCAACGAAGCACCGATCGCGATCGTGGGCAAGGGAGTCACGTTTGACAGTGGTGGCCTATCGATCAAACCAAGCGACGGCATGATCGACATGAAGTGCGATATGGCGGGCGCGGCTACCGTCGTCGGAACCATGCGGGCGATTGCCGAATTGGGCGTCAAGCAAAACGTCATCGGGTTATGTGGCTTGGCTGAAAACATGATCAGCGGATCATGCTACAAGTTGGGCGATGTGATCGAAACTCGCAGCGGCAAGACGATTGAAATCCTGAACACCGACGCGGAAGGCCGCGTTGTTTTGGCAGATACACTCGATGTTGCCATTCAGCATTCACCAAGATCGATGATCGACTTAGCAACGCTGACCGGTGCCTGCATGGTCGCACTTGGCAATGAAGTTGCCGGGCTGATGCCGAACGATGCCCCCCTGTGCGAAACCGTCGAAGTTGCTGCCGAACAGGAAGGCGAACTTGTTTGGCAATTACCGATGTTCGATTTGTATGACGAAAAAATCAAAAGCAAGATTGCCGACATCAAGAACGTGGGCGAAGGACGCTGGGGCGGTGCGATTACAGCGGCAAAGTTCCTAGAAAACTTCGTTGGCGATGTGCCTTGGGTCCACATCGATATCGCTGGCCCCGCATTCGCTGACAGCCCAAAACCGCATCGCGATGCGGGTGCCACGGGCGTGATGGTGCGAACGCTGATCCGCTGGATCGAGAACGCGAGCATCGAAAGCACCAGATAA